Below is a genomic region from Bacteroidales bacterium.
TTTCTTCCGGCTCTCATCTCATTATCTTGAGGCATTCTGTTTATCAAATCAAAACTAATCCTTGAAGGTATGGGGTCCAACTTTGAGTAATCGGAACTTTTTAACAGAATTGTTTTTTTAAGCTCGGGATTACTGCCGACTGTATCAATTGTGCAAACAAATTCAGTTTTTATATAATTCAAATACTTTGAAACAACATGATCATTATCTGAAACTATAACAGGAAAATAATACCACGGATAATGATTTATTCTTGGTTTACCGTCAGGACCCTTTGTTGTTAATCCTATTGGTGATGAGAATTTGTCCATCAATAAATCATGATTCACTCTCACGCCGTATTCAAAAAGCATGTCATTTAAATTAAGGTCTTGAGCCATAGAAATTGTGGAGCCTGTAATGAATAAACTGTCAATATTAGTTTTGGTTCCTTCTACTAACCACAGCACACTTCCTCCGTTCATAATAAATTGGTCAATTACAAACTTATCCTCTTCCGAAAAAACTTCTTCAGGCTTGGCTATAATGATTGCTTTGAAATCATCTAAAATACCGGGTGTGCCACCAATTCTACCGGTTTTTACCAAATAATATTCCGACAATACGGTAGAAATATCCATTACTTGATATTCATTCAACTCGCCATGTCCGTTAATGAATGCAATCTCCGGTTTTTTATCTTTACTTAATTTTTGAATAGCATTGGTTAATTCATACTCCAAAGACTGGATGGAATTATTTACGTTTTCTTCGCTTTCAGGTGCAAATTCTCCTGCTGTTTTCAATAAATTTACAAGCGTTTCACGATCTTTATAAATAATTGATGCCCCCGGAAATACCATCTTCTGTGAAGTTTTTCCGTCAGCACTTATTTCGTTGGTTTCAATAGGCAAAAGTCCTTTATCTGTCAGGCTTTTATAGAATGCAAACCGAACTTCTTTATCTGAACTTTCTGCCGGATCAATAAACTCATAATCCAAATTATCGCCGGCATAAATTTTGAATTCATCCAATTCTTCTTTAATCTCACGTTTGTATTTTTTTA
It encodes:
- the gldG gene encoding gliding motility-associated ABC transporter substrate-binding protein GldG — protein: MNLKNNFIKLILSFVLIIIGAYVLSVKFLRFDLTSEGRFTLSKYTISILENLNDKIYIKVYLEGEGLPATLKKYKREIKEELDEFKIYAGDNLDYEFIDPAESSDKEVRFAFYKSLTDKGLLPIETNEISADGKTSQKMVFPGASIIYKDRETLVNLLKTAGEFAPESEENVNNSIQSLEYELTNAIQKLSKDKKPEIAFINGHGELNEYQVMDISTVLSEYYLVKTGRIGGTPGILDDFKAIIIAKPEEVFSEEDKFVIDQFIMNGGSVLWLVEGTKTNIDSLFITGSTISMAQDLNLNDMLFEYGVRVNHDLLMDKFSSPIGLTTKGPDGKPRINHYPWYYFPVIVSDNDHVVSKYLNYIKTEFVCTIDTVGSNPELKKTILLKSSDYSKLDPIPSRISFDLINRMPQDNEMRAGRKNIAVLLEGKFESIFKNRPVEKYFPNISRADVITKSKHAKMIIVSDGDIIKNEVSRDGKPYPVGFDKFTQQTFIGNQEFILNTINYLCDDEGLMTIRSRELQMRLLNHEKISNNRFIIQFINVLLPLFLIAIFGITVSVIRKRKYRRK